The Treponema sp. OMZ 790 genome includes the window TGCATTCTTCCTTTGTATATGAAGAAATTATTACCGTATGCTTTTCAAGTAAATGGGAAAAAACTTTAGCGGTTTTACCCTTAGGAAAAAGTATTGCAGAAATAATGATATTTGTATCTACGAAAACCCTCAACGCTCTTTCCTTAATTCTTTGATATAAGCAATAACATCATCTTCTGTTTGAAAGCCTGCTTTTTCAGATTCTCTTTGCATTTCGGCTTGAACTTTTGATAAAGTCATTTGAGAAGAGTTTGTAATATACACTTTTCCTCTGCTTTCCTCAAAGAAAACCTTATCGCCGGTTTTTAATTTGAGCAGATTTCTTATTGTAAGAGGAATTGTAATCTGACCTTTCGATGTTACTTTTGCAAGTTCCATAAAACACCTCCTTACTTTCCTTACCTTATAATATATACTAATTAGACCTTTTCTGTCAATGCTATAATTTAGCTCTCAGAAAATCTATAAAGCTTTTTAAAAAATCGGCAATTACAAGAACAGGTTTTTCGCCTGCAAGAGCTGCCGAGGCCTTAGCCATGCTTTTAAGCCTATCGTTTCCGCTTCCGTTTTCTTCAAAACCAAACTCCCGTAAAAGGCTTATAAAAACATCGGGTCTTACGTCCTCTCCCAAAAGAACTTCTGCGGCTCCCTTTTTCTTAAAGAAGTCTGCATTCTCTATTTGGTCTCCTCTTGAACTTCCCTTTTCGAGAGGAACCAGGATCATAGGCTTGCCTGCAGCGGCCGACTCCCAAACAGTATTGGCACCGGCCCGCGACACCACAATCGAAGAAAGGCTTAAAACATCGGCCATCTCTTTTTTTATAAAGGGATAGGGCTTATAGTTTTCAGCAAATTTGGGAGAGGCGTTTAAAAGAGCTTCTTTAATTTTTTGCCCCTGCTCCATGTTGGCTTCCCCAATCTGATGAACTACAACAAAATGTTTTACAAGGTACTCGATTGAATCTGAAATCAAATCGTTTAGCTGCCTTGCACCGAGGCTTCCGCCCAATACAAAGAGAACGGGTAAGTCCTGCTGTATATTTAAAAAGGCCCGCCCCTTTTCAGGGCTACCCGAATAAAAACTTAAGCGGACAGGGTTCCCCGTACAGATAACTTTTGAGCGGATAGAAAGCGGAAAAAGATCAGCCGTTTCTTGATATGAAACCAAGATGTGATTTGCAAATTTTGAATTAATCCTTGTTGCAAGACCCGGGGAAAAATCGCACTCGTGGGTGATAACCGGAATTTTCAAGACCTTCGCTGCAGCACAGGGAGGAACCGAAACAAAGCCGCCCTTAGAAAAAACAAAAATAGGTTTTAATCTTAAAAGTATAAAAAAAGATTTTATAAAACCTGCGGCGACCTTAAAAACATCTATAAAATTTTGAAAGCTAAAATACCGCCTTAGTTTTCCGGCAGGGATCCCTTTAAATTCGAGAACTGAAGGAGATGCCGAATGAAGCTCCGAAGATTCGACTATTTTGCGGTCAACGCCCTTAGAAGAACCTACCCAAACTATTTTACATTCCAAAGAAGAACTTAAAGCCTCGGCAACGGCCAGCCCCGGGAAGATATGCCCCCCTGTTCCGCCTCCGGTAAAAACAACACATTTCATAGCCGTAAGTGTATCACAATGACACAATTTTGAAAAGAGCTCATTAAAAATAATTTGTGTCTCCAGCATAAATTTGAAAGATTACTTTATGGAATCGACTGAAATCCAAACTAGTTTATATTTTTCTATATAATTCTTCTCAGGCAATGCTAGTTTTCTATCCGTAATGATATAATTAAAATCTTTCAAATCACAAATTTTATATAATTTTGATTTTTCGAATTTACTGCTATCTGCCAATAAAAATCTTTGTTGTGATTTTTCGATATACGTTCTTTTTAATTCAACTTTCGCGATATTCGGAGTCCGAATTTCAAATTTATCACTAATAGATTGAGTTCCTACAAAGCATGCATCTATTTCAAAATCTTTAAGCATAGAAACAGCCATAGAACCACAAGTCAGGATGTTTTCATTTTCAATAATTCCGCCAAGCATTATAACCTGAAAAAATTTTTTTTCGGCTAAAATACATGCTATCTTTAAATCATTTGTTATAATAATTAAATCCTTAATTGAACTTTCAACCAAAAATCTAGCAAGCTCATAATTTGTAGTGCCTGCATCGAGAAGGATTGTCATACCGTTTTTGACGAATAACAGAGCCTCCGCAGCAATTTTTTTCTTTATCGACAAATTTTCTTTTTTTCTTGTTGAATATAATTTATCATGCGACAGAGATTCTTTTGAGAGTGCTCCGCCGTAACTTTTTAAGAGAACACCTTTCTCTTCAAGAATACTCAAATCTCTTCTAATAGTCATCGGTGTTACCTTAAACTTTTCTGCCAGTTCTTTTACATTTAATTTTCCATATCTGTTTAAATCTCTTAAAATTAAATCTAACCTTTCTTCCACATACATAAACAATTCCTGTTCAATATTTCCCATTAAATTATATCATATTTTCTTTAATTAGAGAATATCAAACAGGGAATCATGGACAAAAAACACTTCAATTATCTTACAAGTCTTTTAGTTCAAAAAGTTGATGCTAATCTGAGTACTCCAAATTCTTTATGTTTCAAAGCCTCTGCTTTTGTTATTTTTCCGTTGCATACTTGTAAGATTTCTTCAAACAACCTCTTACCGGCATCATTTATAGATTCGTTACCGAGAATAATATCGGAAACATCAAAATCTATATTATCCTGCATAGCTTCAAAAGTATGCTTATTACCGGTAAGTTTAATGACTGGAGCAATAGGATTTCCGGTTGGACTACCTCGGCCGGTGGTAAAAATAATAACTTGAGCTCCCCCTGCTACCATACCCGTAATCGATTCAATATCTTGACCCGGCGTATCCATTATAAATAATCCATGCGAGGAGGGAATGTCAGCATAATCCAATAC containing:
- the murG gene encoding undecaprenyldiphospho-muramoylpentapeptide beta-N-acetylglucosaminyltransferase, with translation MKCVVFTGGGTGGHIFPGLAVAEALSSSLECKIVWVGSSKGVDRKIVESSELHSASPSVLEFKGIPAGKLRRYFSFQNFIDVFKVAAGFIKSFFILLRLKPIFVFSKGGFVSVPPCAAAKVLKIPVITHECDFSPGLATRINSKFANHILVSYQETADLFPLSIRSKVICTGNPVRLSFYSGSPEKGRAFLNIQQDLPVLFVLGGSLGARQLNDLISDSIEYLVKHFVVVHQIGEANMEQGQKIKEALLNASPKFAENYKPYPFIKKEMADVLSLSSIVVSRAGANTVWESAAAGKPMILVPLEKGSSRGDQIENADFFKKKGAAEVLLGEDVRPDVFISLLREFGFEENGSGNDRLKSMAKASAALAGEKPVLVIADFLKSFIDFLRAKL
- a CDS encoding DeoR/GlpR family DNA-binding transcription regulator, which codes for MGNIEQELFMYVEERLDLILRDLNRYGKLNVKELAEKFKVTPMTIRRDLSILEEKGVLLKSYGGALSKESLSHDKLYSTRKKENLSIKKKIAAEALLFVKNGMTILLDAGTTNYELARFLVESSIKDLIIITNDLKIACILAEKKFFQVIMLGGIIENENILTCGSMAVSMLKDFEIDACFVGTQSISDKFEIRTPNIAKVELKRTYIEKSQQRFLLADSSKFEKSKLYKICDLKDFNYIITDRKLALPEKNYIEKYKLVWISVDSIK
- a CDS encoding AbrB/MazE/SpoVT family DNA-binding domain-containing protein → MELAKVTSKGQITIPLTIRNLLKLKTGDKVFFEESRGKVYITNSSQMTLSKVQAEMQRESEKAGFQTEDDVIAYIKELRKER